Sequence from the Magallana gigas chromosome 4, xbMagGiga1.1, whole genome shotgun sequence genome:
tacatgtattttttttcaaagacatTGTGATTCCATCGACTTTAGCaaaaaattaaactaattttttaagTATCTACAATTACAACAATATCCAAAAATGTTTGCTATAAGGTACTGAGTTTAAATattcatctttaataaaaaaaaaaaaaacactggaAGTGCTGTATATCATGTGAATCAAATGGcaatatttcattcattcatattcttttattatttcacGTACATCATAAATTGGTTTTTTGACTACCTTTTTTGTTTGCTTCATCTTTTAATAAGTAACATAAAAACTCATTTTTGCAAAATGGCTTTGTTTATCTTTATAATTACCCATGAGAGAGGAGGGAGAGTGATAAAAATTGATTGATCATAGTAATCTTGAAATTTAGGTATTGTGCATTAagatgcaataaaataaaaatatagatacGCACCGAAAGAAAATTAGAGGAGCATGTCTGGACAAATGCTTGCTGGTCtggtttttaaaatacagttttgaTGTACATCAATTTTAAATGGGACAAAGAAGAGAGCCCTTGTCGTCGTAAAGTATGTTATTGAGTAAACATAAGCAGCCTGAAGTTTTGAGGATTTGTAACGATCATGTTTCAACTTACACAGCTGTATTCTTTAACCTAAATCTGTCTTCAACGATTTCATCACTGCACCATTAATTATGGCTCGAGAACTTGTTTACTCAAACACATGCAATGTGTTAGAGCTTTTATTCTTTTCACGAAAATTGCGATTgatgttttcacaatttgttcaaaatataatcTGTAATTGTTTTGCACGTAGCCCTATACTTAACGCTTGGTTATTCTTTTGTTATAATGTCAATGTTTAGACTTGACAAATATGCTACAAAAAGAATCTTTTTTTAACTTATCTCTTGGACTTTGTTTATCCAATCGTTCAAATTACATAATTAAGCCGTTCAGCTAGGTTGTAATATATCCTACCAATAGTTCCTCAATATAAACTTTAAGATTAATCATTTGGAAAACCTTTTGGgttttataatgttttgaacattgttaaatttatcttaaaaatgataagtaaaaaattaagttactaaactatttatatatttctatttccCAAGGTATTTTGTTCCAGTTAACTTAATATTTACTAAAATAAAGTGGTCAAAGAAAACTATAAAGGTTAAATTTCCCCAATGCTATACAAAATTTATAGGATAAACATggtttattgtttgtttgttttgttttgtttgttcttttattttattttttagctcacctgagctgaaagctcaagtgagctattctgattaCATTtagtctgtcgtccgtctgtccgtctgtctgtagacttttcacattttcaacatcttttcaagaaaaatttggccaatttcaaccaaaatcCAAATTAGGGACCACGCCCTTTTTCAAAAGGATATGATAAGgaattattaacaatttttgagagaattttaaaaattttcttttcaagagccatttggccaggaaagctgaaacattGTGGAATCATTCTCAactaatgtagattcaaagttgtgaaaatcatgacccttggggtaaggtggagccacaatggcggttgaatttttacataggaatatattgagtcaATATTTAAAGGTTCTCAAAAATAATCAGCCAAGAAAGCGAAATCGTGTGTGGAAGCATGCTTAGcaagattttattttgtacaaataatgACATCCCctaggggtagggcggggccacaataaGTGGCCgaacttaggaatatatagagtaaatctttaaaaatcttcttctcaaaaatcattagTCGAGGGAAaatgaaacttatgtggaagcatcctaagctaatgtttattcaaagtcgtgaaaatcatgacccctaaggGTAGGGTGGAGCAACAATGgcgggtcaaatttttacataggaacatatagtgTACATTTTTAGAAGtcttcatctcaaaaactaatcagccaggaaaactggaacttatgtggaagcatcctcagctagtgtagattcatagttgtgaaaatcatgacccctgggggtaatgtggggccaaaatgggggggtGAATTTTTACGTAGGAAAATAaagagtaaaactttaaaaaatcttcatctcagaAACAAATAAACCAGGAAGGCTAGAACCTATGTGGAGGCACATTCAGTTAGTGtaaatacaaagttgtgaaaatcatgacccctgggggtagggcgatGCCACATTGGGGAAAGggcaaatttttaaatagaaatatatagagtaaatctttaaaaatcttcttctcggaaaccgatcaggaaagctgaaacttgtgtgtagGAACCCTCAGCTAGTGTATATTAAAAGTAGTACACCAGGGGTAGAGTTGGGCCGCAATGGGGGTCGGATTTTAAGTAGAAAAATATAAaggacatctttttaaaaacttcatttaaaaaaacgaaACTTCCAAGTGGTTAAAATATGATACCTGGAGccagggtggggcaacaatttGGTGGgtgaatttttaaataggaatgtatagagaaaaatcttttaaaagaacTATTTCCGTAGAAAAGCTGAAAGCAACTTTAAGTAGTGTATGGTCAAAttcgttaaaatcaaaatcttgagaaGTAGGGTTggggtccaattttacaaaggaaaacattttaatttaaaaaaattgaaaagttaaAATGTATGGTTTTTcatatatgcaagcattttgacaaattgctgatttttagaattgtttagactttggtcCCGTGTAAttattgggcctcacaaggggttcagagtttcatgtaggtttatatcctatatatattaacaattgtttaggatcttgttgagaactgcaatgcttaACATATgaaatgactataaaatcatcttgttaggAAAGGGACTATAttaaaaacataagaatatctaaGGATTATAAACAGAAGATTATCCTataggggaaaatggatttttatatatacaggATCTATATATCTTACACGATATTTTCCagattttttgtattgttactttatttagctgattttatcatgtcttTAGTTGCTAaggtgtttgtttttgtttgtttgtttgttttgttttgtttgttttttgtttgttttttgttgttttttgttttttgtttgtttttttattggggggggggggggggtatttggGGTGGGGATTATGAGGGGTGGTGGTGGAgataatgtttgttttttcaatatataacaAAACTAAGCTACCTGAAACGAGTGATTGTTTTAATGGggatttttcttatcttttctAGTTTAGTTTGAAAACAATAGTTTTCAAGGGAAAATGATGCAGACTACGTTGGAACTAATATTCAATTCGAGTTTTACGTTACATATCCCCGCATGGATTGTATTCATAGCAATGATATTTGCTTGTTGTCTTCTGTATTGGGACAAAAACTTATCCAAACTTCGGGTAAGGCGAcattatatctttttttctctattttttctaTCCGTATTTTTTCTATTCTGAAACGACAAATATACTAACCAATTGATTGTCCGTCCATGTATTTAACTTATAATCAAATCATCAAATATTGCAGATGAAGGGAAAACCAAAAGCATTTAATGTCACTCATTACTCCTTTGAAGTTAGCTGGAACAAACCAACGTTTGCGTTTCCCAGTAGCTATATGGTTTATGTACGAAAGGCGACAGATCCCGAAGATTGGGAGTCTTTTACGACCCCTGGTGGAGAGCGCTCCATTAGAATAACCGATCTTACCCTCAATACCAGATATATTGTCAGGGTCCGCGCATGTGCGGGTACAGAAACTGGGCCTATTGGAGATGAAAGTGGTGTCATAACTACGAAGAATTTAGCCTTCAAAATAAAACAGGAATCCACTTTGCTTCATGTTCACACAGAAGTACCGAATGCTTTACCCATGTATGCTGTCCAATATGAAATAGACGAAGATGATGACAAAAAGATTCGTAAGATAATAATAGgtgtgtttttaatttattatggttttagaaataaaaaccaTTCTAAGAAAGCTAGCTCGCATTTCTGTGACATTTGActcaattttcatttattgaatGCTATAAGTAAAATATTCCATTCTAATGTacacatgaaaatataaaaccaaCAACATAAGGGTTCTAATATCTTTAATTTGCTAATCTTTAACCATATCATAGTTATTCGTTTGAACATTTTCGCTTTTATAACTTTGATTTAAATGTAAAGATATACTTCAGAATCTGAAGAGCTGTTCTTTTTTGattgtttaaaatacatatattaattaaatgtttgtGATAAAGCTGCTCGTATTGAAAACGGTCGTAATAACTACCAAAATCAAAGAATAAAAGGCAAAAAATACCATTTCAATTAATGTAACGCAAAAGAGTAAAGAAAATAGACCAATTTACAGAAAGTACACTTATGTTGAGAATACTATTTCCACAtctaataaaaaccaaaatcgGCGACTGGTTATGTATATAACTGCATTCGAAATGCTGTGAGCAACCATAGACTTGTCAAATGCGTATCCCATCACAAAATCAAATCATTGAGGCATGAGCGAACAATTTTGATCTATAATAAAAGTACATACTTCTGAAAATTAAATGAGTGAACATGACTGAACCTAACTGATTCAGCTACTTGAAACAATCTAAGAACATAAggttcttttttatataataacttTACTTAACAATAATGCAGAAGAAACGACGCTATGTTTttctaatgttttaaaaataactaaCGTAATAAATTTGTAATAGTGTAGTGTAAAACATTCTCCAAAACCTCTTGAATGACAATATCATACACATATTAAATGAATTATGGTTTATTTTATAGGGGAAGCGCTGGTAAATGGTTGCATCCAAAATGGTAAAAGTATATTGTTATTCAGCATGCCCCATTCAGGGAAGACCACTCTTTTGCAAGGAatgatgaattttatatttGGCGTGTCATCAGCTGATGACTTTCGGTTGTGTTTTTCTCCGGAGTTAATGGTCAAGGTAAGATAAATTTTCCAACACAAAGGCAATAATGCAATTTAGTTGTGACGATGCATTTACCCAGGGGATTaccaaattaaaaacaaatggaTTATTTGACCATTATACACCTTGATGACACAAATCTTTTTAAATGGTTAAATGCATGATTTTGTGTGAATTTTATCTATACATATaatttgaaagtgaaatatttatgcaatatgtgtaaaaaaaaattgataatataaaCGTCCAAAATATAAAAGCAAGAATCTCTACCCAACCCCAACTCCCGATTTTATAGATATTTCCCAAATATGCTTGACTGGAAACATACCCGATATACTGTAATTCATAATCATCGATAAAGAATCatcaatatgaagaaaaaaatgtctcatcaaaatgatgaaaattatatatttggttaatgatttttatatgatatgatatacaGCATTATGCTTCAAAATGGGATTATTTTTACAGAGTGACCGGTATCGAGACTGGGTTACAGTATATGAGTTCCATGAGTACGAAGGAGGACGGTTGGATTATCCTTTTACAATCATCGATATTCCAAGATTTCATGGGTCAAAAAAGGAATACTTTCTAAGAATACATGATCAAATCACTTCTTATCAATCAACAACTAACTGTATCTGCTATGTCGCACAAAATAATACTTTTAGTTTGTCTGATgatcaaattgaatatatcCAGTTCATCAAGCATATTTTTCAAACCGATATAGATACAGACTTAGGCTGTTGTTTTTGTACATTTGCTGATTTAGGGCCAACTCACGTAAAAGAAGTCCTTGATATAAATAACATTACGTCGGATGAATCATATATGGTAAACTGGTCATGCTTATTCAATAGTATTGACCATGCATCGAAGTTTTTCTGGGTAACCAATTTTCATGGTCTTGACAAGTTTTTCAAACGTGTAAAAATATCAGACCGGAAATGGTTGTTGGATAAAATAAAGAACGATCAGCCGGGTCCAGGTGAAAAAAACGACGAACTGATTTTGCAGATTGTAGATTTACAACCCGAAGTGAACGAATATCTCGCAAAACTTGGAGAAATGAAGACTTACTATGACACATTCGTCGCTCACGAAAATGATATCAAGTCGACTGGAGATTTTTCATTCACTATCGAAgaagtaaaacaaacaaaagaaccACTTCATCCAGGAAAGCACGTTACCATCTGCATTATTTGCTATTTAACTTGCCATGAGGAGTGTAATCTTCCTGACGATGCCGGAAAAAAGAATTGCCAAGCTATGGATAGCAAAGGGTACTGCAAAGAGTGCGAGGAGCGTTGCGTATGGCATCATCATAAAAACATGACATTTATTTATCGTTACATTAGCGTTGAAGTAACAAAGTCCTTTAAGGATATGAAGGAAAGTTACGAACAAGACCACGGTAAGGCATTGGATTTTGAAGAGTAtcttgaatttttaaacaaagacaTTGAGACTCTTCTTGAGCGGCTTCATGAaaacgtaaaaaaaatcaacgatTGTACAAACGAGCTGCACGGTATCAAGAAACGCCAGTTTGGAGATTCGTTTGATGATACGATCGATCACATGATCAAGTCagagaagaaaaagaaagacaaaGGCTACGAACGAAGAATCGAAATGTTCTTAGAGCTGAAAAAATACACccaaatgaaaatgataaaaatcaaaaaagggAACTGAAGTGTCCactatttactttaaaataggTACATGAACATTTCCTTGTTTGCCTAAAAGAAGGAGTCTGTCGTCTTTCGAACAACAAAAATGTAACCCtattaagatatacatgtatgtctcttactatgtattttttctgtatttactACTGCGTTAATTGCAATTATCTTATTAAGAGTGCAAAAGCATCCACGATTTGGACAGTAACGCAACACCACTCAAACATGATGCTAACCCAATTCAACCCCCCTTCCCGACAACAATGATGATTTTTCCTtgatctattttttaaaaaaaaactgtactGCAAATTCTAAGTTTATTTAATCCAGAATTTTAGTATCTGATACAAAACACGCATCTCAATTCAATTGTCTGAGACTTCCATGGCGGAAAAGACTGAAGCAagacatcatttaaaaaataatgtattgaatgcattattgtattttaacagataaacatttttgtgtTTAGATCCCAAAAAGAACATTACTTAAATGCTACATTTTTGCGGATTTGGTTTTCGTTTGCTTGTTTGTTTgctcgtttttgttttttgttttttgtttttgttttttgtttttttattgagttccttaaaatgtcaaatacaaactttttgtatttgaaataaactttttgtgtttgaaatTAACTTTTAACTGAAACGTTAAAACGAGAAAATTGGTCACCGAAGAAATTCCAATTTTACAGTATATTCACTTTCAAATCTTAAAAGGGGCATGATCGTGCTTTTTGgtcaaagttttgtttttcgTTTTCAATGTTTGCAATGCTTAAGTAAGGCATATCTAATAGTTCATCAAAAATTGAGTGTTAGCCGACAAGATATAagtgtaaacagatagccatgctatgaccttgaattgctagtattacataatggtcactatgatatttatgtgtacctaaatgctgcgcactgaatggtgttaatgataattgacagaatgaactctgtgactcttgtagcaatgcgtagtattcctaaatgatgttttgaaaccaggtgcataatacgggcataataatatccaaattgagagtttaacaacaagtgacatatttggcgattctgtgtctgcaacgatagctctagtactctatattgagtcatgtattgtgtattctatatattaacctttgtaaccttttatgccgtgtatcaatgaacgtattgtgagtaagtgatgcctcatactaggtgggggactccgagacccaggactcggagactcaaatcctgcatccagactctttgattggcagttttgacagttttgttactttatttagaaataaaatataaatcttaattttgaacactaaatgttcacccTGATCGCcgtaaatgggccgaactagtcagaactgtccatcataagtaaaatgttatatatacccatgtaaaatgatgttgaacagATTAAGAGAGATTTAGATAGATGCCGCTTATAGAGATGCagactcctgatttgggctgctattagctgatgtaattgtaactatacgatcacgcttaataaaaccgaagagaaagaaatactggacttgtcatctataagtttgagctgaccctcaatagGATCCTGTAAGACGGAAGGCTTacataagcaagatacagccCACAATTCTgtgttatataaacaaaactcagatcatgtttttgtttatattataaatgtttgcaaaaaaaattccaggttatgatctaaaataaatgtgacgAAAGGATCTGTTAACgttaattaatgttaaatacaaattagcagatagaaaaataggcttgaaaatattttacccgTACTCTTATATTGAACCAGCGAAAACAACGCCATGAgacgagctttgtttacatattaccAAAGAAATGTGCGCTCTGTGTTTATTTAGACTGACACAAAATATGGCACAATCCTTGTCTACATAACATGTAGCTCTGTACCCTGCCTCTTAGACTGAAACTCAAATGTTGGTTGATCAGTATAATGCAGTTCTAATGCAATATAcccaataacattttttaaaaatatgtgaccAAATCGAGACCAAGTCACTCTGATACTTGAGTACAGTTGAGTAAGTTgtgtacagaaaaaaaacaactaaacgtcaataaatgttttttttaattgtaaaaacgCGCACCTCTCATTTAGCTAGTATTAAGCTTggttatattaaatataattaatatgctgttttttttaatggcaaaacttattttgattgtgtgcttgtttttcttttagaattTTAGAATGAGTTTTTTTGTGTAATGTATTTTCATCCTAGTtagatttaacaaaaaaaaaatcatagtatTGCTGTAAAAGATATAGATTGTGTACACTTATTGTCCTGTATACATAAAAAGACAGAGCTTCACAATAAATAGGtttttcaaaaaggaaaaacctgtttaagtttttctttttataagcGAGTGAGTCTACCTGTTATGCactaaatattgtaaattaggataacaatttatagaaaattattcCAGTACATGTCAGCTGTATGTCAATGGTTACATGTATCACTAAGGGACTGGATGGGGTGGCTATTTTTAGACTTTACAAATCTCATTAAGaaaaagagctctgtataaagttataaaaaaaaaatttaattttacatttaaaattcatagaattttttttatactaaaatctatactactatgtTAAAATAATGGACTCGAATTTTtaagctttaataccgataaatcggaagtgtactgtcttttgttttatatattttaaacatcattgataCTTGAAgattaacaatttgtttttattttttctcaatcaagcttcgttaattaataatcaacaaaaattcttCACAAAATTCCGGAATTTTGGATTTTataatcttgcgcatgcgcaatacattcacgggATGCTCTTTATttaatgtttcaacaatatcatatttgcatggataaa
This genomic interval carries:
- the LOC105340581 gene encoding uncharacterized protein; its protein translation is MMQTTLELIFNSSFTLHIPAWIVFIAMIFACCLLYWDKNLSKLRMKGKPKAFNVTHYSFEVSWNKPTFAFPSSYMVYVRKATDPEDWESFTTPGGERSIRITDLTLNTRYIVRVRACAGTETGPIGDESGVITTKNLAFKIKQESTLLHVHTEVPNALPMYAVQYEIDEDDDKKIRKIIIGEALVNGCIQNGKSILLFSMPHSGKTTLLQGMMNFIFGVSSADDFRLCFSPELMVKSDRYRDWVTVYEFHEYEGGRLDYPFTIIDIPRFHGSKKEYFLRIHDQITSYQSTTNCICYVAQNNTFSLSDDQIEYIQFIKHIFQTDIDTDLGCCFCTFADLGPTHVKEVLDINNITSDESYMVNWSCLFNSIDHASKFFWVTNFHGLDKFFKRVKISDRKWLLDKIKNDQPGPGEKNDELILQIVDLQPEVNEYLAKLGEMKTYYDTFVAHENDIKSTGDFSFTIEEVKQTKEPLHPGKHVTICIICYLTCHEECNLPDDAGKKNCQAMDSKGYCKECEERCVWHHHKNMTFIYRYISVEVTKSFKDMKESYEQDHGKALDFEEYLEFLNKDIETLLERLHENVKKINDCTNELHGIKKRQFGDSFDDTIDHMIKSEKKKKDKGYERRIEMFLELKKYTQMKMIKIKKGN